AAACAGGAGGGTTTTGAGTTTATTGCTGGAATCGATGAAGTTGGCAGAGGACCTCTGGCAGGACCTGTAGTTGCTGCAGCTGTCATTTTAAAAGAAGATTGCTATATCCCCGGCTTAACGGACTCTAAAAAGCTTTCTGAATCTATGAGAAATCACTACTATGATTTGATAAAGGAAAATGCTGAAGCTATAGGTATTGGCGTTATCTCACCAGATATAATTGATAAAGTTAATATTTACGAAGCTACAAAATTAGCGATGAAAAAAGCGATTGAGGAATTAGCTATTCAGCCAACTTATTTACTACTTGATGCGATGAAGTTAGATCTGCCAATTCAGCAGGAGTCTATCGTTAAAGGAGATTCAAAAAGTGTCTCTATTGCTGCAAGTTCAGTAATTGCTAAGGTAACACGAGATAAAATGATGGTCGATCTTTCTAGTAAATATCCACAGTATGGATTTGAGCAACATATGGGATACGGGACAAAATTCCATCTAGATGCGCTAAAAGAGTTTGGGGTAACAGAACACCACCGTAGGAGTTTTGCGCCTGTAAAGGGATTGTGCAACGTCCTATAAGGCTATTGAAGTAGGATATGGTAAAGAAAAGAGGCATTTTGAGAAGGGAGGAATAGGCTAATGGTTTATCCACTTGCAATAAAAAATCTTATTCAGACTACTGTTGAACAAATGACTATGCCCCAAAACCAATTAACATTAAAAGAAAATCAAGTCGTAGTTGGACATGTTCTAAAGCTCTTTCCTGACCAAAAAGCTCTTATTCAAGTTGGGCAATCTAAGCTTGTTGCACAGCTTGAAGCACCAATTAATGCTTTACAAAATTATTGGTTCCGTGTTAAAGGATCTAATCAACAAGGTATTGAGCTGAGGATTATTAAATCAGTGGAAGCTGATAAACTATCAAAACAGGATGCTTCTGCAAAGGACTTTCTTTCATTATTTCAGCAGAAACCAACAAAGGATAATATACTACTTTCAAATGTTTTGTTAAAGGAAAATATACCAGTTACAAAGGAACAGCTAGTATCAGCAACTGAGATCGTAAAAAACACACCGAAAAGTTTAATTCCCCAAACAATTGAAGCTATTAAATTTGCCCTCAAGCAACACTATCAACTTTCGGAAAATGTTGTAAGTTCTCTAGTTCAAGCTAATTCTAAAATCCCTTTAGCTAAGCAAATGGATACACTTTTTCAGTCACTTCAACAAGTGGACCAGCCAAAAGACCAAGTCAACCAATTGCGTTCCATTTTGGCCAATGTTATACAAAAACCTGTTGAACAGATGGTGGAAAAACTTATTCAACCAGAGTTTATCAAGACTCTTTCAAATGTTGAACAAAAGGTCGTAAAGGGAATAAATCAAAATGATGCTCATCAAATGAGCGGATTAAAACAAGTAATAAAAGAAGTGTTTCAACAAACTAGTACTCCTTTACAGCCTATTCAACCAAAAGATCATGCTGTAATAAATCAGTTCAGTCAAAATGAAATAGATATTATTCAAAAAATAGTTAACAAGGTCCCGTTTTTTTCATCAAAAGAAGATGTTCTTTCTCTTTTCTTTCATCATAGAAATGAACAATTTGAATTGCAAAAGCTTAATATGAATTTGGAATCTGGAAATGCAAGAGAACTCCAAATACTTAAAGAAACATTACTAGCTGCTAGCAAGGAGCTAGAAGGGTCTGTTATAAAGGAACAAGTGGATCAGCTTACAAACCGTTTAAACGGACAAACTCTGCTTCAGCAAGACACTGGACCGACGACGCAATTTATTACACAAGTCCCGCTGTTTGCTTTAAATCAAACAGATTTAACAATTCAATGGAATGGGAAAAAACGTTCAGATGGAACAATCGATCCATCTTTTTGCCGAATTCTTTTTTACCTACAGCTTCCTAACCTGTCTGAAACAATGATTGATGTGCAAATTCAAAACAGAGTGATGACGATAACGCTTATTAATAATAATGAGCATTTAAAAGAACTTGTTTCATCTAGTAGTGAAGAGCTAAAAAAGGGCCTTCAGACTATGAATTATCAGGTGACTTCGGTTCAAGTAAAGCCATTTGAAGAAGAAAAGAAAATTGGTTCTAATACAAATTTTTCTGGTGTTAATACTTCTTATACAGGAGTTGACTTTAAAATATGATAAAAAAGGAAGAACCAACAAAAGCAATTGCCTTAAAATATGATCAAAATAAAGAAAATGCACCTAAAGTCATTGCAAAAGGAAAAGGACTGATTGCAAAAGAAATTCTTGAAACAGCAAAAGAAAATCATGTACACGTACATGAGGACCCGGCACTTGTGGAACTTCTGACAAAATTGGAAATTCATCAAAAAATACCTGAAGAGCTTTATGAAGCTGTTGCAGAAATATTCGCTTTTGTTTATACGTTAGATAAAAAGCTATCAACATAAGAGATAGAATAATATAGTGACTAACCTTAAGAGTTTAGGCTGTTTAATATATAGACTACCTACATTTCTTAGGGTTTTTAATGTTCAAAAAGTATTTATTTTACTTTTAATTTTTAAAAGTTTTATTGTAAAAAAATAAAAATTGACTTGAATTTTACTATTTTATGTGTAATTGTAGACAAGGTTCGAACTATTATATAAAATGAAAGCGCAGTCTAATTTTATATTGCAAATTGGTTAGGAGGATGGCTAATGAATATCCATGAGTACCAAGGGAAAGAACTCCTTCGCAAATACGGAGTATCTGTACCAAACGGACGAGTGGCTTTTTCTGTAGATGAAGCGGTAGAAGCTGCAAAAGAGCTTGGAACAGACGTAGTAGTGGTAAAAGCACAAATCCATGCAGGTGGACGCGGTAAAGCAGGCGGGGTAAAAGTTGCAAAAAACCTTGACGAAGCACGTACATATGCAGAAGAAATTCTAGGGAAAACACTTGTAACTCACCAAACAGGTCCAGAAGGTAAGGAAGTTAAACGTCTTCTAATTGAAGAAGGTTGTGACATTAAAAAAGAATACTACGTTGGTTTAGTACTAGATCGTGCTACATCTCGAGTAGTTTTAATGGCTTCTGAAGAAGGTGGAACTGAAATTGAAGAAGTGGCGGAAAAAACGCCAGAAAAAATCTTCAAAGAAGTGATTGATCCTGCGGTTGGACTTCAAGGCTATCAAGCTAGAAGAATTGCATTCAACATTAATATTCCTAAAGAGTTAGTTGGTAAAACAGTTAAATTTATGATGGGATTATATCAAGTATTTGTTGAAAAGGATTGCTCAATTGCAGAAATCAATCCATTAGTTATCACTGGTGATGGCAACGTAATGGCTCTTGACGCAAAATTAAACTTTGATTCAAATGCATTATATCGCCATAAAGATATTGTAGAATATCGTGATTTGGAAGAAGAAGATCCAAAAGAAATCGAAGCATCTAAATATGACTTAAGTTATATCTCATTAGACGGTAACATCGGCTGTATGGTAAATGGCGCTGGTCTTGCAATGTCAACAATGGATATTATTAAGTATTATGGCGGCGAACCTGCAAACTTCCTTGATGTTGGGGGCGGTGCAACTGCAGAAAAAGTTACAGAAGCATTCAAAATTATTCTTTCTGATAAAAATGTTAAAGGAATTTTCGTTAATATCTTCGGTGGAATCATGAAATGTGATGTTATCGCAGAGGGTGTAGTTGAAGCTACGAAACAAGTTGGCTTAGAGATTCCTTTAGTTGTACGTCTTGAAGGTACAAATGTTGAATTAGGTAAGAAAATTTTAAATGAATCTGGATTAAATATTACTTCTGCAGAGTCTATGGCTGACGGCGCACAAAAAATAGTTTCATTAGTGAAGTAAGAAAGGCAGGGGACAAACATGAGTGTATTTATTAATAAAGATACGAAAGTAATCGTACAAGGTATCACTGGTTCTACAGCGTTATTTCATACAAAACAAATGCTTGAGTATGGCACAAATATCGTTGGTGGGGTTACACCTGGTAAAGGTGGAACAGAAGTAGAAGGTGTACCTGTTTTCAATACAGTTCAAGAAGCAGTTCAAGCGACTGGTGCAAACGCGTCTGTTATTTATGTACCTGCTCCTTTCGCAGCTGATGCAATTATGGAAGGTGTAGACGCAGAATTAGATTTAGTTATTTGTATTACAGAGCATATTCCAGTTATGGATATGGTGAATGTTAAACGCTACATGGAAGGTAAGAAAACTCGCCTTGTAGGACCAAACTGCCCTGGTGTGATTACACCTGAGGAGTGCAAAATTGGAATTATGCCTGGCTATATTCATAAGAAGGGCCATGTTGGTGTTGTTTCACGTTCTGGTACTCTTACTTATGAAGCCGTTCATCAATTATCACAAGCTGGTATTGGTCAATCTACTGCTGTAGGTATCGGAGGGGATCCTGTTAACGGGACGAACTTTATCGATGTTCTCAAAGCTTTTAACGAAGATGAAGACACATATGCAGTTATCATGATTGGTGAGATCGGTGGTACAGCTGAAGAAGAAGCTGCTGAATGGGTTAAAGCAAATATGACAAAACCTGTTGTAGGCTTCATCGGTGGTCAAACAGCACCTCCTGGAAAACGTATGGGTCATGCTGGTGCGATTATTTCTGGTGGTAAAGGTACGGCTGAAGAAAAAATTAAAACAATGAATGCCTGTGGAATTAAAGTGGCTGACACTCCATCTGTTATGGGTGAAACACTTATTTCTGTTCTTGAAGAACAAGGTTTATTAGAAAAATGTAAAACACACTAAATAAATTAATAGTAGGAACAGGTTTTTAACCTGTTCCTATTAATCGTAGAAAAAACAGGAGGATTTTATGGACGATGTAACAAAAAAATTATTTTTGTTAGCTCATTGTAAGGAACTTAATAGTCAAATGATTTATAAATTACTAACAATAGATCCATCGTTGCAGATTTTTTTTCAACTAAAAGACGATGAATGGTTACATTATTTTAATGTGAAGAAACATAAAATAGATAACATAAAAACTGAGTATTTTTCTCACTCAGCTGAGCTCCTCATTAAAAAATATAATCAGCAAAATATTTCTTTCCTTCCCCTTTTTGATCCCAATTATCCTTATTTGTTAAAGCAAATTGCTGATCCGCCTCCATTTTTATTTTATAAAGGTAATATCACCCTTGCTTCTCGTAAAAATCTTATTAGTGTAGTAGGTACAAGATATCCGTCTGAATATGGTGTTAAAGCCCTTGAGCATGTGTTAAAACCTCTTATCCAAGAAAAATGGGTTATTGTAAGTGGTTTAGCTAAAGGAATCGATACTTTAGCACATGAAGCAGCACTAAACCATGGGGGTGAAACAATTGCCGTAATTGGTGGAGGATTAGAGCATATATATCCTAGGCAGAATCAAACGTTGGCAAACAAGCTAATGACTTCACATCTTATTCTTTCAGAACATTCTCCTTCGACATCACCTCAAAAATGGCATTTTCCTAAAAGAAATCGAATTATTAGTGGTATTTCTTTGGGGACACTTATTATCCAAGCTAAGCAAAGAAGTGGTTCACTAATAACTGCACATCAAGCATTGGAGCAAAACCGAGAAGTATTTGCCATACCAGGATCTATTTTTGATGAGTGTAGTATTGGTGGAAATGAACTAATACAAAACGGGGCAAAATTAGTACAACATGCATCACATATATTTGAAGAATTTCCTCAAGAAGTTGAAATGTAAATTCAGGTGTTTTTTTGACAATTAAGTAAAAATATTCATGTTATTTGAGCTTGAATTAGGATATGATTAGTGTAATTTCTTTTTATTATGTTTGACAAATGATATAGGAATATTTAATAATAGTGGAGATTTAAGTATAGATTTTGAAGAAACACAGTGATAATAGGAGTTTAATCAAATCTACTAGTTATTAACTACTTGGAGGAAAACCCTTCAATGTATAAATAGAAATTTAATTAATGAACTAAAAATTTCAAGAAATATAAAAGAGAGAATACCTCTTAAGGAGGATACCAGGCATGTCGGACTATTTAGTCATTGTGGAATCACCTGCAAAGGCGAAAACAATCGAACGTTATTTAGGGAAAAAATATAAGGTAAAGGCATCGATGGGTCATGTGCGTGATCTACCAAAAAGTCAAATTGGTGTTGATGTTGAACATAATT
This genomic stretch from Metabacillus sp. B2-18 harbors:
- a CDS encoding ribonuclease HII codes for the protein MMPLTTKEVQKKLVEITDMQDPFLKECQADTRKGVQQLVERWFKNYEHEKLLQKQYYEMLSYERAAKQEGFEFIAGIDEVGRGPLAGPVVAAAVILKEDCYIPGLTDSKKLSESMRNHYYDLIKENAEAIGIGVISPDIIDKVNIYEATKLAMKKAIEELAIQPTYLLLDAMKLDLPIQQESIVKGDSKSVSIAASSVIAKVTRDKMMVDLSSKYPQYGFEQHMGYGTKFHLDALKEFGVTEHHRRSFAPVKGLCNVL
- the sucD gene encoding succinate--CoA ligase subunit alpha; this encodes MSVFINKDTKVIVQGITGSTALFHTKQMLEYGTNIVGGVTPGKGGTEVEGVPVFNTVQEAVQATGANASVIYVPAPFAADAIMEGVDAELDLVICITEHIPVMDMVNVKRYMEGKKTRLVGPNCPGVITPEECKIGIMPGYIHKKGHVGVVSRSGTLTYEAVHQLSQAGIGQSTAVGIGGDPVNGTNFIDVLKAFNEDEDTYAVIMIGEIGGTAEEEAAEWVKANMTKPVVGFIGGQTAPPGKRMGHAGAIISGGKGTAEEKIKTMNACGIKVADTPSVMGETLISVLEEQGLLEKCKTH
- the dprA gene encoding DNA-processing protein DprA, which codes for MDDVTKKLFLLAHCKELNSQMIYKLLTIDPSLQIFFQLKDDEWLHYFNVKKHKIDNIKTEYFSHSAELLIKKYNQQNISFLPLFDPNYPYLLKQIADPPPFLFYKGNITLASRKNLISVVGTRYPSEYGVKALEHVLKPLIQEKWVIVSGLAKGIDTLAHEAALNHGGETIAVIGGGLEHIYPRQNQTLANKLMTSHLILSEHSPSTSPQKWHFPKRNRIISGISLGTLIIQAKQRSGSLITAHQALEQNREVFAIPGSIFDECSIGGNELIQNGAKLVQHASHIFEEFPQEVEM
- a CDS encoding EscU/YscU/HrcU family type III secretion system export apparatus switch protein, producing MIKKEEPTKAIALKYDQNKENAPKVIAKGKGLIAKEILETAKENHVHVHEDPALVELLTKLEIHQKIPEELYEAVAEIFAFVYTLDKKLST
- the sucC gene encoding ADP-forming succinate--CoA ligase subunit beta, whose amino-acid sequence is MNIHEYQGKELLRKYGVSVPNGRVAFSVDEAVEAAKELGTDVVVVKAQIHAGGRGKAGGVKVAKNLDEARTYAEEILGKTLVTHQTGPEGKEVKRLLIEEGCDIKKEYYVGLVLDRATSRVVLMASEEGGTEIEEVAEKTPEKIFKEVIDPAVGLQGYQARRIAFNINIPKELVGKTVKFMMGLYQVFVEKDCSIAEINPLVITGDGNVMALDAKLNFDSNALYRHKDIVEYRDLEEEDPKEIEASKYDLSYISLDGNIGCMVNGAGLAMSTMDIIKYYGGEPANFLDVGGGATAEKVTEAFKIILSDKNVKGIFVNIFGGIMKCDVIAEGVVEATKQVGLEIPLVVRLEGTNVELGKKILNESGLNITSAESMADGAQKIVSLVK